One genomic window of Caballeronia sp. SBC1 includes the following:
- a CDS encoding GMC family oxidoreductase, whose amino-acid sequence MAKFDYNDDSVVVIVGSGAGGGTLANELCQKGVKVVVLEAGKRQSSATFINDEWKSFGQLAWTDKRTTSGTWRVAKDFPELPAWICKTVGGTTTHWAGASLRFHEHEFKARTTYGSIDQANLLDWPITLADLEPYYARAEDKMGVTRTNGVPGLPGNNNFKILYDGATKVGYKNCSTGHMAINSRPRAGRGRCMQLGFCFQGCKSGAKWSTLYTEIPAAEATGRLDLRPESHVMRIETNAAGKASSVVYLDADGKQQRQRARVVCVAGNSIETPRLLLLSESSKHPDGLANSSGQVGRNYMRHTTGSVFGVFKEPVHFYRGTVMAGIVTDEAEFNPKRGFAGGYEMETISLGLPFAAAFFDPGAWGSDFTYYMDNYANTAGMWIVGEDMPRETNRVTLNHDVKDQVGLPVANVHYDDHPNDTAMRDHAFKQGEAIYVAAGAVKTLRTPPYPSTHNLGTCRMSAKASDGVCNKHGQTFDVPNLFISDGSQFTTSAAENPTLTIVTLAIRQSDYIADQMKRRSI is encoded by the coding sequence GCAAGCGCCAGTCGTCAGCCACCTTCATCAACGACGAATGGAAGTCCTTCGGGCAACTCGCCTGGACCGATAAACGCACCACGTCAGGGACTTGGCGCGTCGCCAAGGACTTCCCGGAACTGCCCGCGTGGATCTGCAAGACAGTGGGCGGCACGACCACGCACTGGGCGGGAGCATCGCTGCGTTTTCACGAGCATGAGTTCAAGGCGCGTACAACCTATGGTTCCATCGATCAGGCGAATCTGCTCGACTGGCCGATCACGCTTGCCGATCTCGAACCCTACTACGCACGCGCCGAAGACAAGATGGGCGTCACGCGCACGAACGGCGTTCCGGGACTGCCGGGCAACAACAACTTCAAGATCCTGTACGACGGCGCGACGAAGGTTGGCTACAAGAACTGTAGTACCGGCCACATGGCAATCAACAGCCGGCCGCGTGCCGGGCGTGGCCGTTGCATGCAGCTCGGCTTCTGTTTCCAGGGCTGCAAGTCGGGTGCGAAATGGTCGACGCTCTATACCGAGATTCCCGCAGCGGAAGCCACGGGCAGGCTCGACTTGCGGCCGGAATCGCATGTGATGCGCATCGAAACCAATGCGGCCGGCAAAGCCAGCAGCGTGGTCTACTTGGATGCCGACGGCAAGCAGCAGCGTCAGCGCGCACGCGTGGTCTGCGTCGCGGGAAACTCGATAGAAACACCGCGCCTGTTATTGCTTTCGGAGTCCTCGAAGCATCCTGACGGCCTCGCTAACAGTTCGGGCCAGGTGGGACGCAATTACATGCGGCATACCACGGGCTCGGTGTTCGGCGTGTTCAAGGAACCCGTGCATTTTTATCGCGGCACGGTGATGGCCGGCATTGTCACGGACGAAGCCGAGTTCAATCCGAAACGCGGTTTTGCGGGCGGCTATGAAATGGAAACCATCTCGCTGGGTTTGCCGTTCGCCGCCGCATTCTTCGATCCGGGTGCATGGGGATCGGACTTTACTTACTATATGGATAACTACGCAAATACTGCCGGCATGTGGATTGTCGGGGAGGACATGCCGCGTGAAACCAACCGTGTCACGCTGAATCACGACGTGAAGGATCAAGTCGGATTGCCCGTTGCGAACGTCCATTACGACGATCATCCCAATGACACGGCCATGCGCGATCATGCGTTCAAGCAAGGTGAAGCAATCTACGTGGCAGCCGGGGCGGTCAAGACGCTGCGCACGCCGCCCTACCCGTCCACGCATAATCTGGGCACCTGCCGGATGAGCGCGAAAGCGAGTGATGGCGTCTGCAACAAACATGGCCAGACCTTCGACGTGCCCAACCTGTTTATCTCCGACGGCAGTCAATTCACCACAAGCGCGGCTGAAAATCCGACGCTGACTATTGTGACGCTGGCGATCCGGCAATCGGATTACATCGCGGACCAGATGAAACGGCGTAGCATTTAG
- a CDS encoding ribbon-helix-helix domain-containing protein → MCRIYAQTDPILYECRARSVRISGVTTTIRLENLFWQTLSELAADNDMTTNQLIAKLHEEVTQHLGETTNFASFLRVTCLRYQGLRANASMDFRSHVAATATDKVAG, encoded by the coding sequence ATGTGCAGGATCTACGCTCAAACCGATCCGATTCTCTATGAATGCCGCGCGCGCTCGGTGCGCATCAGCGGCGTGACGACAACCATCCGGCTGGAAAACCTGTTCTGGCAGACGTTATCCGAACTCGCCGCCGACAACGACATGACGACCAACCAGCTCATCGCGAAGTTGCACGAGGAGGTCACTCAGCATTTGGGCGAGACGACGAATTTTGCGTCGTTCCTGCGCGTCACCTGTCTTCGATATCAAGGGCTGAGGGCGAATGCATCGATGGATTTTCGCAGCCACGTGGCGGCGACGGCGACTGACAAGGTGGCGGGCTGA
- a CDS encoding c-type cytochrome, with protein MIKPITGRAWATWSCGALLAACVLPATTAQAAPDAAAALSIVQKNNCLSCHAVDSQVVGPAYREIAKKYHGDATAPDKLFAKVRNGGAFVWGEVPMPPNPNISDADLRTVIAWILAGAPDH; from the coding sequence ATGATAAAACCGATTACCGGACGTGCGTGGGCAACATGGTCTTGCGGCGCGCTATTAGCGGCGTGCGTGCTGCCGGCAACGACGGCACAGGCTGCGCCGGACGCTGCGGCTGCCTTATCGATCGTGCAGAAGAACAACTGTCTCTCCTGTCATGCCGTAGATTCGCAGGTCGTGGGGCCGGCGTATCGGGAGATCGCGAAGAAGTATCACGGGGACGCTACGGCGCCTGACAAGCTGTTCGCCAAAGTCCGCAATGGCGGTGCCTTCGTTTGGGGAGAAGTCCCCATGCCGCCGAACCCCAATATCAGCGACGCCGACCTGCGTACCGTCATCGCGTGGATTCTCGCCGGCGCGCCCGACCACTAA
- a CDS encoding MFS transporter, with amino-acid sequence MASLPIDATHGSPNSRAGVGETTFGINARIDRLPATRSVWMLVFLLSIGGWFEFYDLFFTAYVGPGLVKSGLYSTTTASFFGVSGLGAFVAASFAGLFIGTFFLAGLADKYGRRTVFTVSLLWYSAATLIMALQTTAPAINLWRLIAGIGVGVELVTIDTYVSELVPKHLRGRAFAFVHLVQYSAVPSVAFLAWWLVPQKPFGLDGWRWVVIIGALGAIVVWAIRRRVPESPRWLAQQGRTAEAEKVLQAIEAKVAAQYGRALPTPVATVEPATTKAAFREIWQPPYRKRAITMLVFNFFQAIGFYGFASWVPTLLVSKGVTITHSLLYSFVIAISNPFGPLIGMAIADRIERKTLIVLSALGIVVFGSLFAMQTSPVMLMILGVLITLCGTLLSVGYHAYQTELFPTRLRARAVGFVYSISRLSAMFSGFMIAFALRHFEVTGVFALISVSMVMVMGAIGIFGPRTNNRNLDEISQ; translated from the coding sequence ATGGCAAGCCTGCCGATCGATGCGACACACGGGTCGCCTAATTCACGCGCCGGAGTGGGCGAAACAACATTCGGCATCAATGCGCGCATCGACCGGCTGCCGGCGACGCGTTCCGTCTGGATGCTGGTGTTCCTGCTGTCCATCGGCGGCTGGTTCGAATTCTACGACCTGTTTTTCACCGCTTACGTAGGCCCCGGCCTCGTCAAAAGCGGCCTCTATTCCACGACAACAGCGTCCTTCTTCGGCGTCTCTGGACTCGGCGCGTTCGTGGCGGCGTCGTTCGCGGGCTTGTTCATCGGCACATTCTTCCTCGCAGGTCTCGCCGATAAATACGGCCGCCGTACGGTCTTCACCGTCTCGCTGCTCTGGTATTCGGCGGCAACGCTGATCATGGCGCTACAAACCACCGCACCCGCGATCAACCTGTGGCGGCTGATTGCGGGTATTGGCGTGGGCGTGGAGCTTGTCACCATCGATACTTATGTGAGCGAGCTCGTCCCCAAGCATCTGCGCGGCCGCGCATTCGCATTCGTGCATCTCGTTCAATATTCAGCGGTGCCCTCCGTCGCGTTTCTCGCGTGGTGGCTCGTGCCGCAAAAGCCGTTCGGCCTGGACGGGTGGCGCTGGGTCGTGATCATCGGCGCGCTGGGTGCGATCGTGGTCTGGGCGATCCGTCGGCGCGTGCCTGAAAGTCCCCGTTGGCTAGCACAGCAAGGCCGTACGGCAGAAGCGGAGAAGGTGCTGCAGGCGATCGAGGCGAAGGTCGCTGCTCAGTACGGACGCGCGTTGCCGACGCCAGTTGCAACCGTCGAACCAGCAACAACGAAAGCTGCGTTCCGCGAAATCTGGCAGCCGCCGTATCGCAAACGCGCGATCACCATGCTCGTCTTCAATTTCTTCCAGGCGATCGGGTTCTACGGCTTTGCGTCATGGGTGCCAACGCTGCTCGTCTCCAAGGGCGTCACGATCACACATAGCTTGCTGTACTCGTTTGTCATCGCGATCTCGAATCCGTTTGGACCGCTGATCGGGATGGCGATTGCCGACCGGATTGAACGGAAGACGTTGATCGTGTTGTCGGCGTTAGGGATCGTGGTGTTCGGCAGCTTGTTTGCCATGCAGACATCGCCGGTCATGCTGATGATCCTCGGCGTGCTGATCACGCTCTGCGGCACCTTGCTTTCTGTCGGGTATCACGCGTATCAGACCGAGCTGTTCCCCACGCGCTTGCGTGCCCGCGCAGTGGGTTTCGTCTATTCCATCTCGCGTCTTTCAGCCATGTTTTCCGGCTTCATGATCGCGTTCGCACTGCGCCACTTCGAAGTGACCGGCGTGTTCGCTTTGATCAGCGTGTCGATGGTGATGGTAATGGGCGCGATCGGCATCTTCGGGCCGCGTACCAACAACCGCAATCTCGATGAAATTTCGCAATGA
- a CDS encoding CaiB/BaiF CoA-transferase family protein has translation MTLPLTGVRVLDLSNVLAGPFCAYQLALLGAEVIKVEHPEGGDLARRLGADKDASARDMGTSFVAVNAGKQSITLNLKDPRGKEILRSLVKTADVLVENFRPGVMTRLDLGYEALSEINPKLVYCAISGFGKDGEFSKRPAYDQIIQGISGVMSVTGDADSAPLRVGYPVSDTVGGLTAAFGICAALVDARANGRGRMLDVSMLEATLSTMGWVVSNYLNAGVTPAPMGNENFTAAPSGTFKTGDGLLNIAANETKQFVSLCRLIGRPDLPDDPRFSERNTRKVNRAALKAEIEAALATDSAMNWDAKFTEAGVPAGRVMSVPEILAHPHLVSREFVHEFNSDDATTRQRVTRAGFRFSDADTAPSTPAPTLSANTREHLATLGFDDTQIDELRAEGVI, from the coding sequence ATGACGCTTCCGTTAACTGGCGTGCGGGTGCTGGATTTATCGAATGTATTGGCCGGGCCGTTCTGCGCGTATCAACTCGCGCTGCTCGGCGCGGAAGTGATCAAGGTCGAGCACCCGGAAGGCGGCGATCTGGCAAGGCGCCTGGGCGCTGACAAAGACGCGTCGGCGCGCGATATGGGTACGTCGTTCGTGGCCGTCAATGCAGGCAAGCAGTCGATCACGCTGAACCTGAAAGATCCGCGCGGCAAGGAGATCCTGCGTTCGCTCGTGAAGACGGCGGACGTGCTCGTGGAGAACTTCCGGCCCGGCGTGATGACGCGGTTGGACCTTGGGTACGAGGCATTAAGCGAGATCAATCCAAAGCTCGTCTATTGTGCGATCTCCGGCTTTGGTAAGGATGGCGAATTTTCGAAGCGGCCGGCTTACGACCAGATCATTCAGGGCATTTCCGGCGTGATGAGCGTGACAGGCGATGCCGACAGCGCGCCGCTGCGCGTGGGTTATCCGGTCTCGGACACGGTCGGCGGCCTGACGGCGGCATTTGGTATTTGCGCAGCGCTGGTCGATGCCCGCGCGAATGGACGCGGCCGCATGCTCGATGTATCGATGCTCGAAGCCACGCTCTCGACCATGGGCTGGGTCGTGTCGAACTACCTGAACGCCGGCGTCACGCCCGCGCCGATGGGCAACGAAAACTTCACGGCAGCTCCCTCGGGCACGTTCAAAACCGGCGATGGTTTGCTGAATATCGCGGCAAACGAAACGAAGCAGTTCGTGAGTTTGTGTCGCCTGATCGGCCGCCCGGATCTCCCCGATGACCCGCGCTTTTCCGAGCGCAACACGCGCAAGGTGAACCGCGCGGCGTTGAAGGCCGAGATTGAAGCGGCGTTAGCGACAGACAGCGCGATGAACTGGGATGCGAAGTTTACCGAGGCCGGCGTGCCGGCTGGACGCGTGATGTCGGTGCCGGAAATTCTCGCGCATCCGCATCTGGTATCGCGTGAATTCGTGCACGAGTTCAACAGTGACGACGCGACAACCCGTCAACGAGTAACCCGCGCGGGCTTCCGTTTCTCCGATGCGGACACCGCACCCTCCACGCCCGCGCCAACGTTGTCCGCCAACACGCGCGAGCATCTTGCAACGCTCGGTTTCGACGACACACAGATCGACGAACTGCGCGCCGAAGGAGTGATCTGA
- a CDS encoding citryl-CoA lyase, translated as MTQAFDAATLAADYWSTSIIDIHPGSINVRGFPIQELIGAVSFPQMIWLMLRGELPDKAQAALFEAALVASVDHGPHAPSIAISRMATSCGLPLNGAMASAINALDDVHGGAGQQAVELYDSIVALEDAGAALSDAVAQGVDAFIETKGKYLPGFGHRFHPVDPRAVKLLALVDASVEHGAISGRYAAVARGIEALLKQRKNKPVPMNIDGATAVIYAELGFAPELARGVFCLSRAVGILSHAWEQRGRNERNKGPMPRQMAYKYTGKPERHLV; from the coding sequence ATGACGCAAGCTTTTGACGCCGCCACGCTCGCAGCGGATTACTGGAGCACATCGATCATCGATATCCATCCGGGATCGATCAATGTGCGCGGCTTTCCGATTCAGGAGTTGATCGGCGCGGTCAGTTTCCCGCAGATGATCTGGCTGATGCTGCGCGGGGAATTGCCCGATAAAGCGCAGGCGGCTTTGTTTGAAGCGGCGCTCGTGGCGTCGGTGGATCATGGTCCGCACGCGCCGTCTATCGCCATCTCGCGCATGGCGACGAGTTGCGGTTTGCCGCTGAACGGCGCGATGGCGTCAGCGATTAATGCGCTCGACGATGTCCACGGCGGCGCGGGTCAGCAAGCGGTCGAGCTATACGATTCGATCGTCGCGCTCGAAGACGCGGGGGCGGCTCTGAGCGATGCCGTCGCGCAGGGCGTGGATGCGTTTATCGAAACGAAGGGCAAGTATCTGCCGGGCTTCGGGCATCGTTTTCATCCGGTCGATCCGCGCGCGGTCAAGCTGCTTGCCTTGGTCGATGCCAGCGTTGAGCATGGAGCAATAAGTGGGCGATACGCGGCGGTTGCGCGCGGCATTGAAGCGTTGCTCAAGCAGCGGAAAAACAAGCCGGTGCCGATGAACATCGACGGCGCAACGGCCGTGATCTATGCGGAACTCGGCTTCGCGCCGGAGTTGGCGCGCGGGGTATTCTGCTTATCGCGTGCGGTCGGAATCTTGTCGCACGCGTGGGAACAACGCGGGCGCAACGAGCGCAACAAAGGTCCGATGCCGCGTCAGATGGCCTACAAATACACCGGCAAACCCGAGCGTCATTTGGTTTGA
- a CDS encoding IclR family transcriptional regulator, whose product MQTPEIKPGPKESEGVAVIDRACAILFAFRPEDGSLTLAELAARTGLYKSTLLRLAGALIQHRLLLRLDDGRYQLGPATFMLGALYQRSLNLGDILVPLMRELAEISGESVSFYVRDEAVRVCLHRVDSTHAVRYHVREGDVLPLESGSGGLALLAFGGAEGEVFERIRDDFYCVSMGERDRETAGISMPVFGVRQTVRGVLTLAGPSSRIDQAFVARNIGALFDCAARATDALGGDARALRNAQRHAANVQTK is encoded by the coding sequence ATGCAAACGCCCGAGATCAAACCTGGCCCGAAAGAGAGCGAAGGCGTTGCCGTCATCGACCGTGCTTGCGCGATCCTGTTCGCGTTCAGACCGGAGGATGGGTCGCTGACGCTCGCCGAACTCGCGGCGCGTACCGGACTCTATAAAAGCACGCTGCTTCGCTTGGCTGGCGCGCTGATCCAGCACCGCTTGCTGCTGCGTCTCGACGACGGCCGCTATCAGCTAGGCCCGGCCACCTTCATGCTCGGCGCGTTGTATCAACGCAGTTTGAATCTCGGCGATATCCTCGTCCCGCTGATGCGCGAACTCGCCGAAATCAGCGGCGAAAGTGTGTCGTTCTATGTGCGTGACGAAGCGGTGCGCGTGTGTTTGCATCGCGTGGATTCGACGCATGCGGTGCGTTATCACGTGCGCGAAGGCGATGTCCTGCCGCTGGAAAGCGGTTCAGGAGGGTTGGCGTTGCTGGCGTTCGGCGGGGCTGAAGGCGAGGTGTTCGAGCGCATTCGCGACGACTTCTACTGCGTCTCCATGGGCGAACGTGATCGCGAGACAGCCGGTATTTCCATGCCCGTCTTCGGCGTGCGCCAGACTGTGCGCGGCGTGCTCACGCTCGCGGGTCCGAGCTCACGGATCGATCAGGCATTCGTTGCGCGCAACATTGGCGCGTTGTTCGATTGCGCCGCTCGAGCAACCGATGCACTCGGCGGCGACGCGCGCGCGTTGCGCAACGCGCAACGGCACGCGGCCAACGTTCAAACCAAATGA
- a CDS encoding alpha/beta fold hydrolase: MDDQKLLARTPKLEIAYTTSGPADGPPVMLVHGWPDAARAWSPVAARLAAAGFRPIVADLRGAGNTRFLSADTVRDGSGVALAQDVIDLADVLGIDRFDVVGHDWGARTAYTLAALFPARIGRIAGLALAFQPKGAFELPHFSQARKHWYQWFMTLDAAPAAVAANPKGFARLQWDTWSPPGWFDDEEFARTAAAFDNPDWVPITLNAYRRRWREGEVSDPAYAALREKLATIDQLSTPTLMIQGGADFCDEPASSEGMEKQFTGGYRRVVLDGVGHFPPREAPDAVAHLVIAHLRGE, translated from the coding sequence ATGGACGATCAGAAGCTGCTGGCACGCACGCCTAAACTCGAAATTGCCTACACCACGTCCGGACCGGCCGACGGACCGCCGGTCATGCTCGTGCACGGCTGGCCTGACGCAGCGCGAGCCTGGTCGCCCGTGGCCGCACGCCTCGCCGCAGCGGGTTTTCGACCAATCGTTGCGGACTTGCGCGGCGCCGGCAACACCCGATTTTTGTCGGCCGACACCGTGCGCGACGGGTCCGGCGTAGCACTCGCGCAAGACGTGATCGATCTGGCCGATGTCCTGGGAATCGATCGCTTCGATGTCGTCGGCCACGATTGGGGCGCACGCACGGCCTATACGCTGGCGGCGTTATTTCCCGCGCGCATCGGACGCATCGCTGGACTCGCGCTGGCGTTCCAGCCGAAGGGCGCGTTCGAATTGCCGCACTTCTCGCAAGCGCGAAAGCATTGGTATCAATGGTTCATGACGCTCGATGCCGCGCCCGCCGCGGTCGCCGCCAACCCCAAAGGTTTCGCCCGTTTGCAATGGGATACATGGTCGCCGCCAGGCTGGTTCGACGACGAAGAATTCGCTCGGACCGCCGCCGCCTTCGATAACCCCGACTGGGTGCCCATCACGCTCAACGCGTATCGGCGGCGCTGGCGTGAGGGCGAGGTATCCGATCCTGCGTATGCAGCGCTGCGCGAAAAGCTGGCGACCATCGACCAGCTTTCGACACCCACGCTGATGATCCAGGGCGGCGCCGATTTCTGCGATGAACCAGCTTCATCGGAGGGGATGGAGAAGCAATTTACGGGCGGGTATCGACGGGTCGTGCTGGACGGTGTGGGGCACTTTCCGCCTCGCGAAGCACCCGACGCGGTGGCGCATCTGGTCATTGCGCATTTGCGCGGCGAGTGA
- a CDS encoding cysteine hydrolase family protein, whose product MTKRALIIVDLQNDYFPGGKWTLTGIEAAAANAARLLQSARAAGHLVVHVRHESPKSDAVFFVAGSEGAAIAPQVTNKEGEHVVLKHQINAFRDTDLKNILDTSGIEEVVIAGAMSHMCVDAITRASVDFGYKATVIHDAVATLDMEFGGVKVPAAHVHAAFMAALGFAYATMLSTDEYINA is encoded by the coding sequence ATGACCAAGCGTGCACTCATCATCGTGGACCTGCAAAACGATTACTTCCCCGGTGGGAAATGGACCTTGACGGGCATCGAGGCCGCTGCCGCCAACGCGGCGCGCCTTCTTCAATCAGCACGTGCTGCCGGGCATCTCGTCGTGCACGTTCGCCATGAGTCTCCGAAAAGCGACGCGGTGTTTTTCGTCGCAGGTTCGGAAGGCGCCGCGATCGCTCCACAAGTGACCAATAAGGAAGGAGAACACGTCGTCTTGAAGCATCAAATCAACGCCTTTCGTGACACCGATCTCAAGAACATTCTGGACACCAGCGGCATTGAAGAAGTGGTGATCGCCGGTGCAATGAGCCACATGTGTGTCGATGCCATCACCCGGGCGTCTGTCGACTTTGGCTACAAGGCGACGGTCATACATGATGCCGTTGCAACGCTCGACATGGAATTCGGCGGCGTTAAAGTTCCTGCCGCGCACGTGCATGCTGCGTTCATGGCAGCGCTGGGCTTCGCCTATGCAACGATGCTGTCCACCGACGAATACATCAACGCTTAG
- a CDS encoding GlxA family transcriptional regulator has translation MAKKIAPVEIALLIYPGCQLAAVHGLTDLFHIAERLFQRSNQRSKDVEHPMLRVSHVQFDAGSSSPPWADSAPDFVIVPPSLDGLPIGDAFAPIVTWLKDCHARGAVLASVCVGTFLLAQTGLLARRSATTHWSQTQLLAESFPEIHVDGDKLLIDDGDILTAGGLMAWPDLGLRIVDRLLGSAAMVATARFLLVDPPGREQRYYSAFSPKLNHGDKTILEIQHWLQKDSTRQPTIALMAQRAGLEERTFLRRFQKATGLRPTEYCQHLRVGKAREMLETSQQSFDQVAWKVGYEDAGSFRKIFVRLTGLSPGDYRKRFRTQSQDA, from the coding sequence ATGGCAAAGAAAATAGCCCCCGTCGAGATAGCACTGCTGATATATCCGGGGTGCCAGCTTGCCGCCGTTCATGGGCTGACAGACTTATTCCACATTGCTGAGCGCTTATTTCAGCGGTCAAATCAGCGATCCAAAGATGTTGAACATCCGATGCTCAGGGTGAGCCACGTTCAGTTTGACGCTGGTAGCTCTTCTCCACCCTGGGCAGATAGCGCACCTGATTTCGTGATTGTTCCGCCCTCGCTCGACGGGCTGCCCATCGGCGATGCTTTCGCTCCTATCGTGACATGGTTGAAGGACTGTCATGCGAGAGGCGCGGTGCTGGCGTCGGTTTGTGTCGGGACGTTTCTACTCGCACAGACCGGACTGCTCGCGAGACGCTCCGCGACAACGCATTGGTCGCAGACGCAGCTTCTCGCGGAGAGCTTTCCCGAGATCCACGTCGATGGTGACAAGCTCCTGATCGACGATGGTGACATTCTCACCGCCGGAGGCTTGATGGCATGGCCCGATCTGGGGCTCAGGATAGTCGACCGTCTGCTCGGTTCTGCCGCGATGGTTGCGACTGCCCGTTTTCTTTTAGTCGATCCCCCTGGACGCGAGCAACGTTACTACAGTGCCTTCTCTCCGAAGCTCAATCACGGCGACAAAACGATTCTTGAAATCCAGCACTGGTTACAGAAGGACAGTACCCGCCAGCCGACAATTGCTTTGATGGCTCAGCGCGCCGGGTTAGAAGAGAGGACATTTCTTCGTCGATTTCAAAAGGCGACCGGTCTTCGCCCGACAGAGTATTGCCAGCATCTTCGGGTCGGCAAAGCACGTGAGATGCTCGAAACGAGCCAACAGTCGTTTGACCAGGTCGCCTGGAAAGTCGGTTACGAAGATGCCGGATCATTCCGCAAAATCTTTGTAAGGCTTACAGGACTGTCTCCAGGGGATTACAGGAAGCGCTTTCGCACGCAAAGCCAAGACGCGTAG
- a CDS encoding SGNH/GDSL hydrolase family protein — protein MTNDPCIWSATPISPEFLRGALELEQTDRGVMPHRLPARARAQCTDPQLAMAESQPSGVRLVFHTLATDIEIDVLPTRYIYAGVAPRPAGVYDLLVDGRLVRQSSAVGGDIVTIDMATGTASKRSGPVATLRFTGLPGHDKKVEIWLPHNETTELVALRTNARIEPVAGNSRKVWLHHGSSISHGSNADSPTSIWPALAASLGDVELINLGFGGSALLDPFTARAMRDTPADLISLKIGINLVNTDLMRLRAFTPAVHGFLDTIREGHRTTPLLVISPLYCPIHEDTPGPGAFDLTALAAGKVSFRATGDPAERKAGKLTLTIIREELRRIVQQRTADDPHLRYLDGLELYGQPDFADLPLPDQLHPDGPAHRRIGERFAKLAFSGGGALFV, from the coding sequence ATGACGAACGACCCGTGCATCTGGAGCGCTACTCCCATTAGCCCGGAGTTCCTGCGTGGCGCCCTCGAGCTCGAACAAACCGACCGTGGGGTGATGCCGCACCGTCTGCCCGCTCGGGCTCGCGCTCAGTGCACGGATCCTCAGTTGGCGATGGCCGAGTCGCAACCCTCAGGAGTACGACTGGTTTTCCACACGCTGGCGACAGATATCGAAATTGATGTCCTGCCGACACGGTACATCTACGCGGGTGTCGCGCCTCGGCCGGCCGGCGTGTATGACCTGCTCGTCGATGGCCGCCTCGTTCGCCAGAGCAGCGCGGTCGGGGGAGATATCGTGACGATCGACATGGCCACCGGCACGGCTTCGAAACGCTCTGGCCCGGTTGCTACCCTCCGGTTCACCGGCTTGCCCGGCCATGACAAGAAAGTCGAGATATGGCTGCCACACAACGAAACCACGGAGCTTGTCGCGCTGCGTACCAACGCCCGCATCGAGCCTGTTGCCGGCAACAGTCGAAAGGTTTGGCTGCACCACGGCAGCTCGATCAGCCATGGCTCCAATGCAGACAGCCCCACGTCAATCTGGCCGGCTCTCGCCGCCTCTCTCGGCGACGTGGAGCTGATCAATCTCGGCTTCGGGGGAAGCGCGCTACTCGACCCCTTCACGGCCCGAGCCATGCGAGACACGCCTGCTGACCTGATCAGCCTCAAGATCGGCATCAACCTTGTCAACACCGATCTGATGCGGCTGCGTGCCTTTACGCCCGCGGTGCATGGCTTCCTCGACACTATCCGCGAAGGCCATCGGACCACGCCGCTGCTGGTCATCTCGCCGCTCTACTGCCCGATTCATGAAGATACGCCCGGCCCCGGCGCATTCGATCTCACTGCGCTGGCCGCAGGGAAAGTGTCATTTCGGGCAACGGGTGACCCGGCCGAGCGCAAGGCTGGAAAGTTGACGCTGACCATCATCCGGGAGGAATTGCGACGCATCGTGCAGCAGCGGACGGCCGACGATCCCCATCTGCGTTATCTCGACGGATTGGAGCTCTACGGTCAACCAGATTTCGCCGATTTGCCGCTTCCCGATCAACTTCACCCGGATGGGCCCGCGCACCGCCGCATTGGCGAACGGTTCGCTAAACTCGCGTTCAGCGGCGGTGGCGCGCTCTTCGTTTAA